One Hydrogenoanaerobacterium saccharovorans DNA segment encodes these proteins:
- a CDS encoding Stp1/IreP family PP2C-type Ser/Thr phosphatase codes for MLKAYGKTDRGKVRVNNQDSFAIKSLSDTALLIVVCDGMGGEKGGNIASRNAVNIITQHISSNYREDYDQNSIRNMMLSAVSVANALVFEMAKKDETLAGMGTTLVACVVRNNLAHIVHAGDSRAYLVKGSEIYRMTRDHSVVQMLIENGELTEAEAAVHPKKHYITRALGVDSTLDAEYNEIVFTEGQILLICTDGLTNHVEEGTLLQTLLQTAADEVPQRLIDLANAHGGADNITAVVLCNR; via the coding sequence GTGCTGAAGGCTTACGGCAAAACAGATAGGGGCAAAGTCCGTGTAAACAATCAGGATAGCTTTGCTATTAAGAGCCTTTCCGATACAGCGCTGTTGATTGTGGTATGTGATGGTATGGGCGGCGAAAAAGGCGGCAACATTGCCAGCCGCAACGCGGTTAATATTATCACACAGCACATTAGCTCCAACTACCGCGAAGACTACGATCAGAACAGCATCCGCAATATGATGCTGTCTGCCGTTTCGGTGGCGAACGCATTGGTTTTTGAAATGGCAAAAAAAGATGAAACCCTTGCGGGAATGGGTACTACGTTGGTTGCCTGCGTTGTAAGAAATAACCTTGCGCACATTGTTCATGCAGGCGACAGCCGCGCGTATCTTGTAAAGGGCAGCGAAATTTACCGTATGACGCGCGACCATTCGGTGGTGCAAATGCTGATTGAAAACGGCGAGCTTACCGAGGCAGAAGCTGCAGTACACCCCAAAAAACACTACATTACCCGTGCATTGGGTGTGGACAGTACACTGGATGCCGAATACAACGAAATTGTTTTTACCGAAGGGCAGATATTGCTGATTTGTACTGACGGACTGACAAACCATGTGGAGGAAGGAACCCTGCTGCAAACCCTGTTGCAAACTGCCGCCGATGAAGTACCGCAGCGGCTTATCGACCTTGCAAATGCACACGGCGGGGCAGATAATATTACGGCAGTGGTTTTGTGCAACCGATAA